TTGGCAGCCAATGTTCTAGGCTGGTCTGACGTCCATCCTTCTTGGAGCGGAGAAGGCACTGGTGGTGGGGTGATTACCGGCACCCACCACCTCATTAGGAGGGCAAACTGCTCTGAATGCAGAGAGAACGGACCCCAGGGCACGGAGGATGACAATGTCATGTGTCCCCAGGCCAGGCTCTGGGGCTGCAGACTCCTGCCCTCCTGCTGCCTGACCAGCCAGGGTGGCCCATGCAAACTGCAGTGCAATTGCCAAGCAGAACATACAGGACCAGCAGGGCCAGATGTACGGATGTTAAATTAAATGTTCACTCACCAACTGCCCCCCTCcgcatgaaaaaaagaaaaaggaagataatttCACAGAAGGATACGCTGCAGATAAACCCCCCAAGTAACGAATTAGTCGTTACCTTATGCTCTCCGGAGCCCCAGCCTTGCCCACAACCCAAACCAGATGGTGAACATTTTtagaagttaattaatttaaaaccaATTTGATCCCCAAATTCATTGCCTGGATATAGAATCCTAATCAATCAGCCAACGCTCGACCAAAATCATCTAAGCCTGGTGTCACCTCTGGGGGTTCATTAGAACCTGTATGTGCTGTTGATATAACTTTATATAACAGGCTTAAACCAGTAAGAGTTTGGCTTGCACACAAGTGTGAATTCTGCTGGCTGGGGCCTTGTTTATTAACACGTGCAACTCCGGACCTGTGCACAACAATGCCTGGAAGGTGTTTGATAGAGACAGATACTTTCTTCCATCCCCTTCCAGAGCATCAGAGAAGGAaatgctttctctctccctctctcaccttCAAGTCTTGCTAGTTCTCCGTTTGTTTCTGCCATGCAGAAAACTGCTTGCCCCAAATTACCAACCAGCATCCCCAGATGTCCTGTCTGCAAAAGATATCTCTtttgagggagaaaggcagccctgAGATTACTGTGATGTAATGCACTATGTCCTGTCAATACACATTAGTGTAACAACAGTTGGAATGTGGGTTAAAATGCCTAAATTAGAGGAGACTCTTACCAGCCAACATTCCAATTACCTGCACTCCAGCTAACTACCCAGCTTTCTTGCTTCTTTCCGTCACAAACCTTTCTGTAGCCATTTATTAGCATTTCCAAGTGCCTTCTAGTCCTCTGGGTCAAAATCCCCCAACCAAAAATAATATCGTTTTCTGTATTACGGAAAAAAAGGCAACTTTAGGTTCAtcatagaaataaataagaagagcTTATAATGTAGCaatccaaaatagaaaaaaaaaaaaaaaagtctgttctcAATCGtccaatattttctttctaaactaGAACTCCCAAATGCCCCCTTGTTTGGCAAGAAACTCATCCAGCAGCAATCTGTGgaaatcttttgttttttgaacAAAAAAAGTTGGAGCTGTTTTCCCAGCTGGGGCTTCAAGCAAGAGGcctttccccttccctgtccTGTGTGCACCTATGGCCCCGGGTGTCCTTCTGGAACTGCAAACGCTGGGGATGCCTGCTTTGACAAGTGGCTGTTCCAGGACATTGACCTCTCAGAATGATGCTCTGAACTAAATTCTGGGCAgcagctcccttaaaaaaaaaaaaaaaaagtctgtatctggtttctttttggcCTGGACTGAGCTTTTTCACTCCAAAATGCAGACTGACTACTCCCACGCAGTTTGGTTTAGCATCTGCTTCCTGTTGACGTGTTTTACTGTAAACCCAGCTCATGAGAATTTATAAGACAGGGGCAACTGTAAATAAGGCCGAAGCGAGAGGAAAACAGCCTCGGGCAACTGAGGACTGTGGCCGCACCTGACAACGCAGAGGGGGCTGGGTTTCCAATTATAAATAACACAAGCATGAACATCTTTGTGCCAAATCTCTTTGCAACTTTTCAGCCACGCCTCAGCACAGACGCTCAGCAAGGGGGTGCCAAGGGCATGAGAATTTTAGTGGCTGTAAGGCAACAGTGCATGAAAAGTGCTCAGCGCGGCTCCTGGCCCTTATGAAGCACCTAAAAAAGAATGAGTTGTGGGTGGGGGAAGTAACAACAGGCAGGAGAAAGACAGTAAACATTAACGGTCGAATTTTGGGACCAAGCAGGCCGGGTGTGGGAAAGGACAACTTTCAAATCCCAGGACACAAGTTCCATCTCTCCTTCCTTCGTTTGCCCAATACACCTGCTGCGAGCAGGTACTGCGCTAGGCCCTGGGGATGGTGCAGCCACAGAGAGACAGCCTGGGCTTCCTGGAGCTTACTCTCCAATGAAGGGGGAGGAGTGGAGCGCAGAGGAAATAGGGAATGACACGTCCCCGAGCACTAGAAGGGGCTGAGGCCCACCGCGCAAGGGGTGGTCGGGAAAGGTCTCTCTAAGGCCTCTGAGCTGAGACTGAGAGGTCGGGAAGGAGGCAGCCAGGTTACGTGCCGGGGGGAGTTCCAGGTAGAAGCAgctgcaggtgcaaaggcccagaggatgGAGGAGCCGCCTGAGGTCCACGAAGAGTGAAGTGGCCGTCCGGGCTGGAGGGGGGGAGTGAAGGGGTGATGGGCGGCCGGGGGCGGGACCCCGAGCCAGTCCGCCGCAGGTGCACCCTGGCTTCCCCGCCTCGGACGTCACCGCCTTCCCTTTGTCTCTGCCAGCACCACGCCCGCCCCTGCCCGGCCTGCAGCCTCATCGCCCGCTCCGACGAGCACCACCCGCCCGTGCTGCCCCGCCAGGCGGCCCTGCCCCTGCGCCTGGGCGGCCGCTGGGTCAGCCCCGGGTGCGAGGTGCGCCCCGCCGTGCTCTTCCTCACCAGGTTCTTCACCTTCCACGCGCACAACCGCTCCTGGGAAGGGTATTACCACCACTTCTCGGACCCCACCTGCCGGCAGCCCACCTTCACCGTTTACGCCGCCGGCCGCTACACCAAGGGCACGCCGTCGGCCAAGGTTCGTGGCGGCACCGAGCTGGTGTTCCAGGTCACGCGGGCCCGCGTCACCCCCATGGACCGGGTCACCACGGCCATGCTCAACTTCTCCGAGCCGAGCAGCTGTGGCGGCCCGGGGGCCTGGTACCTGGGAGCCGAGCGGGACGTCACGGCCACCAACGGGTGCCTGCCGCTGGGCATCAGGCTGCCCCACGTGGAGTACGAGCTCTTCAGGATGGAGCAGGACCCCCTCGGGCAAAGCCTGCTCTTCATCGGACAGAGGCCCACTGACGGCTCCAGTCCCGACACCCCGGAGAAGAGGCCCACGTCCTACCAAGCCCCCCTGGTGCTCTGTGACAGGGTGGCCTGGGGCTTCTCCAGGCCTCTGCTGCAGACGCCCGTCGGCGGTGGGGGGCTGGGTCCCCCAGcggcccctctccccttcctgctcCTGGTTCTCGGGCTGGCCTTCCTCCAGTGGCTATGAAATTGGTCTCTGACTTCCAGACGGTGCCTCAGGACACTCGTCCGACCCCGTGGACTCCCTGCTGGCACAGACCTCTCCACCCGTGACTGCCCTGGACAGTTACACAGCCCGGCCTGCGTCCTAAGTGGCTCAGCAGCTGAGTTTTGACAGCACCTGCAGAGTCTACACCGTGGCCAGCAACTCGAATCATGACCACAAACTCGGGCATCACAGCAACGTCAACGGCTCCGAGTTCCTAAGTGCTCGTGACCACAAACTCGGGCATCACAGCAACGTCAACGGCTCCGAGTTCCTAAGTGCTCGCTCCCGACTCTCCTGGGCAGCGCGCGGGCCGGCGCCGGGGAGTGGACCTCACCCGTCTCCCTGCCCGACGGCACCCCGGTTCCCTCCCTGAGCCCCTGAGATTCAGTGAAATGGAAACACGGTTCTGCACGTGCGGGCTGCCACTGCTCTGCTGAGTCTGTGGGTTGTTGTTTAAAGATTATTAATTCGGATTTAGCAATACAAACTGAAACCCAAGCCATGAATTAAAGATGCTGCTTCGGGCTTTCAGCACGTCTCAGCTCGCTGGCAGGGGGCTCGTCTCTTTGGGGGCAACTTGGCTTTCTTGAGTCGTGACTGCTGGCGTTTTGTCTGCGCCTGCCTATGCTCCTGTGAGTCAGGCCTCGAGCTGTCAACACCGCGAGCGGGTAAATCCAGCCCTCCCGGGGCCAGCAAGCAAATAAAGGCGGCCCCATCCACACCAAACCCCAGCGTGTGGGGCTGGCGGCCGGGGTCAGGTCTTTGGAGGAAAGCAGCGTTTCCAGCCTTTGGAAAGTAATTAATACTAATGACAGCGGTGACACTAATGTGCTCTGTAATTAGCCCTGCACAGGCGTCCTCTGTTTTCAAGATTCCCTGTGCTTGGCTGACAAGGAGGGAGAGAAACCTCCGACGCGTCTTTGGGACCATCCTAGGGTCAACGGGCTACCCGGCCAcatgtggaggaggagggagaagagggccaCACCTCACCCAGCCCGGCTCGCTGCAGTGCTGATGTGCTGACGTTCCCTGCTCAGAGGGGGCTGTCACCAAGGTGAGGACAGGCTGTGCCTCTCCAGGGACCCTGCCTGTGTTCCCAGGGCCTCGTCTGTACACTGTGAAATTACCTGGCATCCTGGTGGGCTCAAGGGTTTCTGGGATGCTGTGCCGACGGTTCAcgccctccttcctctgcccgAACCCTGTCTCTGGCTCTTATCACAGATGTTGAACAACAATTGTCTGTGAAGCTAATGGTGCTTTCAGAGGGAAGCCCTTGTCCTCTGTTCGGCTGTGTGGGGTTCAATCAGCCCGCTGAAATTGCCCTAACTTAGCTACACAGccttcttaaaacaaaacaaaacaaaacaaaaaacccaccgaGTTAATATTCTCTGTAGGTCTCAGAGAGCTATGAGTGTTCGTGGCATATTTACCACAGTACAAGAAATAATTAGATTATTTACAGTCTCAGACTGCATCGGGGTGGGCGGTGTGGCAGTGTTCCTGGTGGGGATGAGGGTGGGTGGTGGGAACATGTCCACGGCTGAGCAAGTCTTGTATCCAAGGCTTGAGGCAGCCATACCACCATTTATCATCAAATTTGaatcttttaataaaattaaacagcCTGAAAAATGTTCCTGCTGGTTATTAAAGTCAACCAAGGGGATTATGGTTCTAAAGAAAGGAAGTGAAGTGTCTTGAGAGAACGTgtgaaagagaataaaacaagTGGAGGTAAACCCCAACTCTCTCTGTTATGCACCTTCACTTCACGCCACTGCCCTGTCCTAATTAAAGCTCTCTGGGGGCTTCCAGTGCACACAGAATAAAATCCCAGGTCTAGCGATAACCTCCCCTTGCCCTGGCTGCACTGGGGTTCCTTCTGTTTCTTGATCACACCAAGCtgtttcctgcctcaggacctttgcatgtgCCACGGCCGCTGCCCAGCACCTCTCCCCCCAGATCTGCAGAGGCTCAGCTCCTCTCATTCAAGTCTCAGACcacatgtcacctcctcagggaagccacCATGAGCATCCCCGCAGCCCCACCCCGAAAAGCAGCCTCCTTTTGCCAGCTGTCCTATCTATCCATCCCATCACTCTGCTTTATGTTCTTTATAATGCTTACTGATCAGTGTCTGATTTATTCATGCTTATTCTCTGCCTCAAGGGAAGGACTGAGTCAGTCACTGGGATCTTTTCCAGCAGCTTCAGCTGTACCTGGCCCACGGCAAAACTTCAGTGAATACAGTTGGCTAAACCAGGTCGTTGGTGATCCTGGTTAACCCTTGCCGGCGAAGAAGTCACTGCCACATGCCCGGCATACCTCCCTCACAGGATGCCCCCCCAGTGCAGGGTGTGACTCTGCAACTTGCAGAGAGAATGCAGGCTCGGAGCGGACAGGGACCAGCCCGAGGCCTCCGAAGCCAGGCCCCAGAGCCTGAGAGCTGAGCCTCCATCTCGGGGCGTCCCTCTGGGGCTCTGGTCCCTGGCAGGGGTGGGATTCGTGACTGTATTTGGGGAAAGCAGTCCAGAGCTGCTTTGTGGGACTGGCTGAGCCTCCCCTAATTAGGAGGCCCGCCTGTGCTCAGGAAGAGAGAATGTTCCTGGCCCCACTGACTGGACTGAGGCACCCTCCCATCCCCGGCTTCTCGGTTCTGGAGCATTTGGTGCTGACAGAAAATCCCAGGCTCTTTTCTCCCGGGCAAGAAGCCACGCTTCCCAGACTCTAGGCTCCAGGGAGGGGTGGGTTTGGGGTCCGAGGGCTGAGGGGACTCTCCCAGGGATGGGGACCCACCTTATTGTTAAGTCTGGACCCTCCACATAGAACCCAAGATAGCTTTAAGCAGAAGAGGGGAAAGTAAAACCCACAGTTCtagttcaaaacaaaacaaatgttctccattgtatgttcagTCAcgtttaaaaggaaaacaaaaacaaaaacaaagccatgCAGTTTGTAATTTCAtagcacaggctcccaggagggtaaatgagtatttttttttgtttttgttttttttaataaaaagtttaaattgtGTACAGCTCTCAGAGGCCCATTAACAGATGCTGGTTATCAAAAGAagttatttctttgctttctgtAAGCGAATGTGTTTCATCTCCCCGTGGTGCTGCTGGCCTGATCGACGGCTCACGGTGACGCGGGCTATGCGGCACTGCCCTGGTCCCTGGGGCCGGTGACTCAGGCGGGAGCCGGGAGGGGCGGCGCTTCCTGCTGCAGGAGGGGCCGTGGCccagggggggagggggtggaccTGGGCAGCAGCATGTGACCCCCAGTCTGCCCCTGATGGCCTTAAGTGACAGCCAGCCAGTTCCTTGTCACCCATAACCCCCATCAGACGGATGTGAGCATGGAGTCAATTACCTGCCAATACTCCTGAGGACTCACCTTCTCAGCTTCCAGGCCAACCCTCCTGCGACCCCCGGATTCCCCGGATCCCCCTTTTGCCACCTCCAtcctccctcagccccagccAGCTGGCCTCCCTGCTCTCTGGAACTCGGTCCCCTTCAGGCTCGTTGCCTCGGCTCCCCCCTCTCCCTGGAGTGCTCTGCCCACCAGGACACCCTTTTAATTCCACCACAGCAATTTTCAGGGTCTCTAATACCCTATTTGTTGGTTTCCTTCTTTCCGGTCAGCCTCCCTCATCTACAGCACGAGTTCCTCGACAGCCAGCCCTTGTCTGCCTGGATCCCCGCTGTGCCCCCGTGTGTGGAacggagcctggcacagagtaggggctcaataaacaCCGATTACTTGAAGAAATGCTCTGAGACCTGGCTGGAAGTACTCTGAATTCAAGCATCAAGATGATAGCCACATACTTTAAATAGCAGCttggaattttgatttttttttttttttttaataagatgggCAGAGCACACCTCTGTGATCTTGAGGATACCTGTTTTCTGCTAGCCAGGCTCTCTCTAGGAAGGACATTAGGGACTGCTGTCCCAGCATAGGGGGAAACACGGCCTGACACGGGGTCCCCCGAGAGTCCACCTCAGGTTTCTCACACTTAACAGAGGTCAGGGAGACTGGGGCCCCTcagcctcacagacacacctaAGACTCTCCTTCTCGctgcttcagtttccccaccaGCAAAATGAGTTGAAACCTGGTAATTCCTGGAGCCACCCAGCCTCAACACCCAGAAAGCCCATAGCTGGCAAGTGAATCCAGAGGAATCAATGATATATATTCTAGGAGAAATGGCTTTAAACCAGGAAACTCTCAGTGAGGATGGGTCTTTTCTCAGTGATGTCATATTTATTTCCTAAGGGCTATTAATTAACAACTTACTACTCTTCCGCTTAcatttggtatttttttaatccttcaggAGAAAAAAAGTTAACACAAAACTTAGGTGGTTATTGCTTCTGTTAAAATCAGCCATGTCAGTTTAATAAGACCTACATATATTGACTTAGCACCTACCATGAGCCAAAGACTATACTGGGTGCCTTGGAAGGACGGTCTTCCAAACTTCTGGCTAAAGTGGTCAGGTAGAACACATGCTTTTCAAAACTCCAATTCCTTCTGAAGTCccaataaattacaggaaaagaattaaaagtcacaaaatcacacagataaacaaaaaaaggaaaagacaaaacagCCAACAAGAGATGTCAGCAAAATTCTGGCATCTGGAAAGCTGATGGGCCACTTATCATGGACAGCAGGCtacagaaagcaaaagaaaagggcTGGCAGGTTGGTCAGAGGGGTAGAGCTCAGAAGCATGTCTACTCATGCTCTGAAGGCTTAGGAATTGGTGGCCCAAGGCACCTCAGAGGCAGGAGAGCAGTGGGGCTGAAAACAGGAGGACCACTTGCAAGTCTATAAAAGGAGTTTTGCCCCCAGATTCTCTCCCTAACCCCTCTAACAACCAGCAGTTTAATCAGGGGATCTTGGTACGTGGAGACCACCCAGGGCAAGGTCAGGTATGAAGCTGAAAATAGAGGTAGTAAAGACAACTCTACACATGAAACAGTGAGGTTGTACAGTCTCTTCCTTCTTAAGAGATGATGGCCGGACTAATGCTGCCAGGAAGGAGACTGTAAGATTCCTCTTTAGAGAAATGAGCCCAAGGTAAACCAACTACAGATACTGACAGCTAGACATTCCCCAAAAAGGTGTCTGTTAGGTCCCTACCCAGTAAGCTTTCATAGAAACCCACCATTCAACAAATCCCACCTTCCCCCATGCAGCTTCCCATCAGCTTTTTAGTGCTTCACTAATAAATACCTAAGGGTGGTCAAGGATAACCAGGCATTTGAGAAAACCTCCAAAATGACAGAGACACAAACCTAGTCCAAAGTGAGTAGTAAGTAGTAGATAATGCAGGAGATAGAACAACAAACACTATACTTTCCTCGGTGAAAAGAATGTTAACCTTTTAAAGACCACAACCATTTTTTAGTCCCTCATATAGAACATCAAAATGAAAGCTTCTAGAACAACAAAAGAATGATAATATCTGcagtgaaaagaaaattatatatatatatctagcaAGAGCAGGGTGCTATAAACAAATAATagtaagtggaaaagaaagaattcttgaaaatgataaatacgttagcagaaaaaaaaatcaaaagaaagttggaaattAAAGTTGAAGAATTTccccagaaatagaaaaaggatCAGGAATTAAAATGGCCTTAGACTTCTTATGGGCAACACTGGAAACTGGCAATCAGTGAACAATGCTTCAAAATCCTCTGCATGATTGCCAACCTTGATTTTTATACCCAGTACAGCTATCAACCAAGTGGGAGGGCAGAATGGAACACTTCCAGAAATGCAAAGTTCTCAGAAAAATGACCTCCCACGTACTCCTCCGTCAGAAACCTGCTAAAGGATGTGCTCCACCAAAAGGAGGtagtaaaagaagagaaagctaGAGATCCAGAAAACAAGAAATCCAACCCAGAAGAGAACAAAGGGAGTTCCCAAGATGAAAGAGAGGGAAGAGCCCTCCTGGGATGACAGCTGTGCAGCAAGCCTAGGAAGCCGTCAGCCCAGAGAGTAGCAAGAGAATGCAGAGCTCCAAGGAGGGACCTTTCTAAGAAAAACATCACGGACTACCCGATGTGCAAATGTACCAAAGAGAGTTATACTTCTGCCAGAGTCTGGGGCTGAATTTATCATAGAAACTAAGCAAACAAAGCACTGAGATTTAGTTACTCCAGGGGGAAAAGGACTGTGGCTAAAAGGGAAATATAATCATAGAACATACAAGGCAGAGCTGTGAACAATATTTTAAGTAGTCTTAATCATGCAAAAGGATACCGACACAGCCAGAAATGATGACATAACACTCTGAGAGGGACAGGGAAGGAGGCTCTGCTTCAGACAGGGATGGAGAGAAAGGTTAATGGAGCTAAATCCTTATCTTCCTGAGAAGGAAATCAATAGATAGTATCTAGacatgaaaaatcaagaaaaagtaaTACAGGCACATTATTCAGAAATATAGAGGTTGATACCCAGAAGAAATTAGTGCTAAAACGGCTGCCTCTAGGCGATGGAAGCTGGGAGTGATGGGGGTGTGCTGGTATTCATTATGAGCCTATTACAACTATTTGGCTTTTTACACCATGTACACAAAATGCTtcggttaaaaaacaaaattaaaaataccacaCGCCCAAATCCAATGACAAAACCTAGAACATCCCTTCAAATTGCTCTTAATCCAGTAAAGGGACAGAGAGttgggggggcaggggtggtggggtagggagggtgccGTAGAGCAGGCAGTGCCAGATGATGAGAGAAGATAACATCTTCAGTCTGCAAAGTGGGCTTATCCTCAATGTCTGATACTGAAGGGAAATACCCAAAGTATGACAGGGCCACAGGGACTGGATAGCTATTCTTTGATGGTTTTATCTTTACTAATGGACGATACTCCTATGTTTTGGAATCACGTTTAGGACTGGCAACGTGACAGCAAGGAGGGGCTTAAAATATAACAGTAGGTCTTGGTTTGACTTTAAAGAGTCCTGCCTTGCATACACATTTTCctaacattttcttaaatagCATAAAAGTACATTTTTCCAAAAGTCCATAACACTAATTTTGTATTTCTCCAAAGTTTTGctatttctctgcttctttgaCGTGACCTTAGCAGTTAAACGTTGCTAAGAAACAGAAGttctacttgaaaaaaaaaggaagtctagACTCCGAGTACAATTTCCGAGGGTATTCTCAGTTTCTGACGGGGCATGCCACTCCCGTTACAGGACCCTGGCAGATTCTCAGGGAGATTTGTCTTCTAATGCACTGACGAAAGCTCATGGCAAACTGGTGTGGTTATTTCCTCAGAATGGCACCTTTTGTGGTTAAAAAGGCCTCTATTTCACAGCTTGGATTTTAACCCTTTAAGGATTACCACCATTTTCAGTCCCTCTTACAGAAGCTCCCTAGGGACTGGGAGGCTGAAACATCCCACCTCATTCGCATCCTCTGTGGACTCCATAGTCAAAGGACCCCAGGAATGT
This DNA window, taken from Balaenoptera ricei isolate mBalRic1 chromosome 15, mBalRic1.hap2, whole genome shotgun sequence, encodes the following:
- the APCDD1L gene encoding protein APCDD1-like isoform X8 — protein: MAGGSHLRWGPHCQQLLPNRAPVTALLPPRLDGPWISTGCEVRPGPEFLTRSYTFYPNRLFRAYHFYYRDPSCREPAHSLLIKGKVRLRRASWVTRGATEADYYLHKVGVVFHSRRALLDVAGRLDQSPAGRACARRLPAARAWLPGALYELLGAGAERDCAAALGFTMHELSLVRVQRRLQPEPRAAPRLVEELYLGDIHTDRAERRHYRPTGYQRPLQSALHHARPCPACSLIARSDEHHPPVLPRQAALPLRLGGRWVSPGCEVRPAVLFLTRFFTFHAHNRSWEGYYHHFSDPTCRQPTFTVYAAGRYTKGTPSAKVRGGTELVFQVTRARVTPMDRVTTAMLNFSEPSSCGGPGAWYLGAERDVTATNGCLPLGIRLPHVEYELFRMEQDPLGQSLLFIGQRPTDGSSPDTPEKRPTSYQAPLVLCDRVAWGFSRPLLQTPVGGGGLGPPAAPLPFLLLVLGLAFLQWL